The Harpia harpyja isolate bHarHar1 chromosome 10, bHarHar1 primary haplotype, whole genome shotgun sequence genome includes a region encoding these proteins:
- the ATP5MK gene encoding ATP synthase membrane subunit K, mitochondrial → MAGHDSGSQHQFTGFQKYFNSYTITGRRNYVIATYTSIAMLILYFKLRPKKKTPAVADK, encoded by the exons ATGGCTGGCCATGACTCAGGATCTCAACACCAGTTCACTGGATTTCAGAAGTACTTCAATTCCTATACCATCACAGGCAGAAGGAAT TATGTAATAGCAACATACACCAGTATTGCAATGCTCATCTTGTATTTCAAGCTTAGACCTAAAAAGAAAACTCCTGCTG